A single Rhodothermales bacterium DNA region contains:
- a CDS encoding hydroxymethylglutaryl-CoA lyase gives MIELPARVVLTEVGMRDGFQFEKTPISTERKLEVLRGLLAAGVSRIQVTSFVHPKWVPQMADAEALCAQLPAGDAVFTGLALNTRGVARAAAAGLTHVDLSISTNDRHSRDNANLSREEAMVQAEAMIRLSTELGLQAQMGFQCVFGYAAPGDTPLKRVVDMARRYAPMGIASLSLADTTGMANPVHIQRVIEAVRPVLGAVPIVLHLHDTRGLGMANVLAALQAGVTHFDTSLGGLGGCPFIPGATGNIATEDTVYLLESMGIETGIDRRRVGAVTRDLEAFLGRSLPGKMHRIDA, from the coding sequence ATGATCGAACTTCCTGCCCGCGTCGTCCTTACCGAGGTCGGAATGCGCGATGGATTCCAGTTCGAAAAAACCCCCATTTCAACCGAGCGGAAGCTGGAGGTGCTCCGGGGGCTGCTCGCCGCCGGCGTGTCGCGCATCCAGGTCACGTCCTTCGTGCACCCGAAGTGGGTGCCGCAGATGGCCGACGCCGAAGCGCTCTGCGCGCAGCTTCCCGCGGGCGACGCGGTGTTTACGGGGCTGGCGCTGAACACGCGCGGCGTCGCGCGCGCCGCGGCGGCCGGACTGACGCACGTGGACCTTTCGATATCGACCAACGACCGGCACAGCCGCGACAATGCCAACCTGTCGCGCGAGGAAGCCATGGTCCAGGCCGAGGCGATGATCCGGCTATCGACGGAGCTGGGTCTGCAGGCCCAGATGGGGTTCCAGTGCGTGTTCGGCTATGCCGCGCCCGGCGACACGCCGCTCAAACGCGTCGTCGACATGGCGCGGCGGTATGCGCCCATGGGGATCGCGTCGCTCTCGCTCGCGGACACGACCGGGATGGCGAATCCGGTGCACATCCAGCGGGTCATCGAGGCCGTCCGCCCCGTGCTCGGGGCGGTCCCGATCGTGTTGCATCTGCATGACACGCGGGGGCTGGGGATGGCGAACGTGCTGGCGGCCCTGCAGGCCGGCGTGACGCACTTCGACACGTCCCTCGGCGGGCTGGGAGGATGCCCGTTCATCCCGGGCGCCACCGGCAACATCGCGACGGAGGATACCGTCTATCTCCTGGAATCGATGGGCATCGAAACCGGGATCGACCGCCGCCGGGTCGGCGCCGTCACCCGCGATCTTGAAGCCTTCCTCGGGCGGTCGCTGCCGGGCAAGATGCACCGGATCGACGCGTAA
- the gcvP gene encoding aminomethyl-transferring glycine dehydrogenase, producing the protein MSIDLSFTDSFDRRHNGSSPTEIKDMLAAVGAPSLDALTDRTVPASIRFNDALALPPALSEHALLERAREIAATNEIYRSFIGLGYYDTVTPPAILRNVFENPSWYTQYTPYQAEIAQGRLEALLNYQTMVIDLTGLEIANASLLDEGTAAAEAMMMFQRLGKGAERTRFFVSEACHPQTIAVVRMRAEPLGIDVVVGDHRAFAFDETVFGALVQYPATDGAIYDYTDFCTAAHDTGALVVVATDLLSLTLLKAPGEFGADAAVGNSQRFGVPLGFGGPHAAFFATRDAFKRQVPGRIIGLSVDADGQPALRMALQTREQHIRRDKATSNICTAQVLLAVMAGMYAVYHGPSGLRAIAARVHGAARVLAHGLERLGYTLRHDLYFDTLCVELSPDEQESVLGAAEANCINLRAYDDGAVGIALDETVSSDDLDTLLALFDREASGELFADELAEETTPADFGPFARTSAYLTHPVFHQYHSETELMRYIHRLSSRDLSLTTSMIPLGSCTMKLNAAAELMPVSFPGFNKLHPFAPASQTAGYQIILDELSDWLAEITGFDAVSLQPNSGAAGEYTGLLVIRAYHLSRGDTHRNVCLVPESAHGTNPASAVMAGMQVVIVKSEESGDINMADLREKAAAHADRLAAIMVTYPSTHGVFDESIREICETVHAHGGQVYLDGANMNAQVGLCRPGDFGADVCHLNLHKTFSIPHGGGGPGMGPICVARHLAPFLPGHPIVATGGEQATGPVSAAPYGSASILLISWAYIAMMGPEGLKSATQLAILNANYLAKRLEGHFNILYKGRQGYVAHEFILDLRPFRKAGVIEQDVAKRLMDYSYHAPTVSWPVVGTMMIEPTESESKAELDRFVEAMTSIRAEIQEIERGMADPTLNVLKQAPHTAAMLTADTWTMPYGREKAAFPASWLRASKFWPSVRRLDDAYGDRNLVCACPPLESYQEA; encoded by the coding sequence ATGTCCATAGATCTCTCGTTTACCGATTCGTTCGACCGCCGTCACAATGGATCTTCCCCGACCGAAATCAAGGACATGCTCGCCGCCGTCGGCGCGCCGTCCCTCGATGCCCTGACCGACCGCACGGTACCGGCCTCCATCCGCTTCAACGACGCACTCGCGCTCCCGCCGGCGCTCAGCGAACATGCCCTGCTCGAGCGTGCCCGGGAAATCGCCGCTACCAACGAGATCTACCGCTCCTTCATCGGCCTCGGCTACTACGACACGGTGACCCCGCCGGCCATCCTCCGGAATGTCTTCGAAAACCCCTCGTGGTATACCCAGTACACCCCCTACCAGGCCGAGATCGCCCAGGGGCGTCTGGAAGCGCTTCTCAATTACCAGACGATGGTGATCGACCTGACGGGGCTCGAGATCGCCAACGCCTCCCTGCTGGATGAGGGCACCGCGGCCGCGGAAGCCATGATGATGTTCCAGCGGCTCGGCAAGGGCGCGGAACGCACCCGGTTCTTCGTCTCGGAAGCCTGCCATCCCCAGACCATCGCCGTCGTGCGCATGCGCGCGGAGCCGCTCGGGATCGACGTAGTCGTCGGCGACCATCGCGCCTTCGCGTTCGACGAGACCGTCTTCGGCGCCCTCGTGCAGTATCCCGCGACGGACGGCGCGATCTACGACTACACCGACTTCTGCACGGCCGCCCACGACACCGGCGCCCTCGTCGTCGTCGCGACCGACCTGCTGAGCCTGACCCTCCTCAAGGCGCCGGGCGAATTCGGCGCCGACGCCGCCGTCGGCAACAGCCAGCGCTTCGGCGTGCCGCTCGGCTTCGGCGGTCCGCACGCGGCGTTCTTCGCCACGCGCGACGCCTTCAAGCGCCAGGTGCCGGGCCGCATCATCGGCCTGTCGGTGGATGCCGACGGCCAGCCGGCCCTCCGCATGGCCCTCCAGACCCGCGAACAGCACATCCGCCGCGACAAGGCGACCTCGAACATCTGCACGGCGCAGGTGCTGCTGGCCGTCATGGCCGGCATGTATGCCGTCTACCACGGCCCGAGCGGTCTCCGCGCGATCGCCGCGCGTGTGCATGGCGCGGCCCGGGTGCTGGCCCATGGCCTGGAGCGGCTCGGCTACACGCTGCGCCACGATCTGTACTTCGACACCCTGTGCGTCGAACTTTCTCCAGACGAGCAGGAATCCGTCCTCGGCGCCGCCGAGGCGAACTGCATCAACCTGCGCGCTTACGACGACGGCGCCGTGGGCATCGCGCTGGACGAGACCGTCTCGTCCGACGATCTCGATACGCTCCTGGCGCTCTTCGACCGCGAGGCGAGCGGTGAACTCTTCGCCGACGAACTCGCCGAAGAAACGACGCCGGCGGATTTCGGCCCCTTCGCGCGGACCAGCGCCTACCTCACCCATCCCGTCTTCCACCAGTACCACTCGGAAACGGAGCTGATGCGGTACATCCACCGGCTCTCTTCGCGCGACCTCTCGCTGACCACGAGCATGATCCCGCTGGGCTCCTGCACGATGAAGCTGAACGCGGCGGCGGAACTGATGCCGGTGTCGTTCCCGGGATTCAACAAGCTGCATCCGTTTGCGCCGGCCTCGCAGACCGCCGGCTACCAGATCATCCTCGACGAACTCAGCGATTGGCTCGCCGAGATCACGGGCTTCGACGCCGTCTCGCTCCAGCCGAACTCGGGGGCGGCCGGCGAATACACCGGGCTCCTCGTCATCCGCGCCTACCACCTGAGCCGGGGCGACACCCATCGCAACGTCTGCCTCGTGCCGGAGTCGGCCCACGGCACCAACCCGGCCAGCGCCGTCATGGCCGGCATGCAGGTGGTCATCGTCAAGAGCGAAGAAAGCGGCGACATCAACATGGCGGACCTGCGCGAGAAAGCCGCGGCGCACGCCGACCGGCTCGCCGCGATCATGGTCACGTACCCGTCCACCCACGGCGTCTTCGACGAATCGATCCGCGAGATCTGCGAAACCGTCCATGCCCATGGCGGACAGGTGTATCTGGACGGGGCGAACATGAACGCCCAGGTGGGCCTGTGCCGGCCGGGTGATTTCGGGGCGGACGTGTGCCATCTCAATCTCCACAAGACGTTCAGCATCCCGCACGGCGGCGGCGGCCCGGGCATGGGCCCCATCTGCGTCGCGCGGCACCTGGCCCCCTTCCTGCCGGGCCATCCGATCGTGGCGACGGGCGGCGAGCAGGCGACGGGTCCGGTTTCCGCCGCGCCCTACGGCAGCGCCAGCATCCTCCTCATCTCGTGGGCCTATATCGCGATGATGGGGCCGGAGGGGCTCAAAAGCGCCACCCAGCTCGCCATCCTGAACGCCAACTACCTCGCGAAACGCCTGGAAGGCCATTTCAACATCCTGTACAAGGGCCGGCAGGGATACGTCGCCCACGAGTTCATCCTCGACCTCAGGCCGTTCCGCAAGGCCGGCGTGATCGAGCAGGATGTGGCGAAACGCTTGATGGACTACAGCTACCACGCCCCCACCGTCTCCTGGCCGGTCGTGGGCACCATGATGATCGAGCCGACGGAAAGCGAGTCGAAGGCCGAACTGGACCGGTTCGTCGAGGCGATGACGTCGATCCGCGCCGAGATCCAGGAAATCGAACGGGGTATGGCGGATCCGACCCTGAACGTGCTCAAGCAGGCTCCGCACACGGCCGCCATGCTGACGGCCGACACGTGGACGATGCCCTACGGACGCGAAAAGGCGGCCTTCCCGGCGTCCTGGCTCCGCGCCTCGAAGTTCTGGCCCAGCGTCCGCCGGCTCGACGACGCGTACGGCGACCGAAACCTCGTCTGCGCCTGCCCGCCGCTGGAGTCCTACCAGGAAGCCTGA
- the rnc gene encoding ribonuclease III, whose product MCPCNDQGYANLHSTASKTSTPLLQRLIRGLFGGYFRREKRPSPLARQDIEQLIGFRIRDMSLYERAMRHRSLLRGETNTALRSNERLEFLGDAVLGFITAEHLYQIFPTKDEGFLTRLRAKLVNGKALAECAEQIDLGRFILMSKNMIQEQGRQNRTILADAFEALIGAIYLDLGLPAARKFIHRTMFASVDLSELAQQHDNYKSLLLEFAQARGWSQPTYRVVSEEGPSHARTFTVEAVLQNNACGRGQAGSKKLAEQRAAREALKRLREKGD is encoded by the coding sequence TTGTGCCCGTGTAACGACCAAGGGTACGCGAATTTGCATTCCACCGCGTCGAAGACATCGACTCCGCTTTTGCAGAGGCTCATTCGAGGTCTGTTTGGAGGATATTTCAGACGAGAAAAGCGCCCTTCCCCCCTCGCTCGTCAGGATATCGAACAACTGATCGGATTTCGCATCCGCGACATGAGCCTGTATGAACGCGCCATGCGCCACCGCTCGCTTCTCCGAGGCGAGACCAATACGGCATTGCGTTCAAACGAGCGGCTCGAGTTCCTGGGCGATGCCGTGCTGGGCTTCATCACCGCCGAACACCTCTACCAGATCTTCCCGACCAAGGACGAGGGGTTCCTCACCCGGCTGCGCGCCAAGCTGGTGAACGGCAAGGCCCTGGCGGAATGCGCCGAGCAGATCGATCTGGGCCGCTTCATCCTCATGTCCAAGAACATGATCCAGGAGCAGGGACGCCAGAACCGCACGATCCTGGCGGATGCGTTCGAGGCGTTGATCGGGGCCATTTACCTCGACCTCGGGCTCCCCGCCGCCCGGAAGTTCATCCACCGCACGATGTTCGCCAGCGTCGACCTCAGCGAACTCGCCCAGCAGCACGACAACTACAAAAGCCTCCTGCTCGAATTCGCCCAGGCCCGCGGCTGGTCGCAGCCCACCTATCGCGTCGTCTCCGAGGAAGGGCCCAGCCATGCCCGCACCTTCACCGTCGAGGCCGTCCTGCAGAACAACGCGTGCGGCCGCGGCCAGGCCGGCAGCAAAAAACTCGCTGAACAACGCGCCGCACGCGAAGCCCTCAAACGGCTTCGAGAAAAGGGCGATTGA
- a CDS encoding NAD-dependent succinate-semialdehyde dehydrogenase, translating into MPFISSNPATGETLATVPPHDAEAIEGVLVRATATYAIHQYDSFSTRAALFNDLADLLEQRLESLAALITLEVGKPVRQARGEVLKCAAACRFYAKHAASFLANESVATEARTSYVAFDPLGPILAIMPWNFPFWQVFRFAAPALMAGNVAILKHAPNVPQCAATIAELFREAGFPAGFMQNLYVEHDAVASLIADARILAVTLTGSGRAGRAVAEEAGRALKKVVLELGGSDAFIVLADADLDAAVDTAIASRMQNNGQSCIAAKRFILEQPIADAFMEAFVARVRALQVGDPRDEATDIGPMARPDLRDALHDQVRRTLDEGGRLVAGGHAIDGPGYYYAPTVIADVEPGMTAFEEELFGPVAAVSVVQDADEAIYFANQSRFGLGGTLFTRDRARGETLARQLQAGSAFVNAMVRSDSRLPFGGVKESGIGRELSHFGMREFVNIKSVWVE; encoded by the coding sequence ATGCCTTTCATTTCTTCAAATCCCGCAACCGGCGAGACGCTGGCCACGGTGCCTCCCCACGACGCCGAGGCGATCGAAGGCGTGCTCGTACGCGCCACGGCGACGTACGCGATCCATCAGTACGACTCGTTCTCCACCCGCGCCGCGCTCTTTAACGACCTGGCGGACCTGCTCGAGCAGCGGCTCGAATCGCTCGCGGCGCTCATCACCCTGGAAGTCGGGAAGCCGGTGCGACAGGCGCGGGGCGAGGTGCTGAAGTGCGCCGCGGCCTGCCGGTTTTACGCGAAGCACGCGGCGTCCTTTCTGGCGAACGAATCGGTGGCCACCGAGGCCCGCACCTCGTATGTGGCGTTCGACCCGCTCGGCCCGATCCTGGCCATCATGCCCTGGAATTTTCCCTTCTGGCAGGTTTTCCGGTTCGCCGCGCCGGCGCTGATGGCTGGCAATGTCGCCATCCTCAAGCACGCGCCCAATGTGCCGCAGTGCGCCGCGACCATCGCGGAGCTGTTTCGGGAGGCGGGCTTCCCCGCCGGCTTTATGCAGAATCTGTACGTCGAGCACGACGCCGTCGCCTCCCTCATCGCCGACGCCCGGATCCTGGCGGTGACGCTGACGGGCAGCGGCCGCGCCGGCCGCGCCGTGGCCGAGGAAGCCGGCCGCGCCCTGAAAAAGGTCGTGCTCGAACTCGGGGGATCCGACGCCTTTATCGTCCTGGCCGATGCGGATCTCGACGCGGCCGTCGATACCGCCATCGCCAGCCGGATGCAGAATAACGGACAGAGCTGCATTGCCGCCAAGCGCTTCATCCTCGAGCAGCCCATCGCCGACGCCTTCATGGAGGCCTTCGTCGCGCGGGTCCGCGCGCTCCAGGTGGGCGATCCGCGCGACGAGGCGACGGACATCGGCCCCATGGCGCGCCCGGATCTGCGCGACGCCCTGCACGACCAGGTGCGGCGGACGCTGGATGAGGGCGGCCGGCTCGTCGCCGGCGGGCACGCCATCGACGGACCGGGCTATTATTATGCGCCGACCGTCATCGCCGACGTCGAGCCGGGGATGACGGCGTTCGAAGAAGAGCTGTTCGGTCCTGTCGCGGCGGTCAGTGTGGTTCAGGATGCCGACGAGGCGATCTATTTCGCGAACCAGTCGCGCTTCGGACTGGGCGGGACCCTTTTTACGCGGGATCGGGCGCGAGGCGAGACCCTGGCGCGTCAGCTCCAGGCCGGCAGCGCGTTCGTCAACGCGATGGTGCGCAGCGACTCCCGCCTGCCCTTCGGCGGGGTCAAGGAAAGCGGCATCGGGCGCGAACTTTCCCACTTCGGCATGCGGGAATTCGTGAACATCAAATCGGTCTGGGTGGAATAG
- a CDS encoding NAD(P)/FAD-dependent oxidoreductase produces the protein MTQTDTAKPRVVIVGAGFGGLTLARALRKAPVDILLIDKQNYHTFQPLLYQVATAGLEAEEIAHTVRGIFHHQRNFSFRMDTVAGFDLPGRRVMFADGAEIGYDFLVLATGAVTNYFGVEGAEAHGFALKSLPEAIRLRSHIIASFERASEHPELIDDGALSMVVVGGGPTGVEMAGALHELACKVLVRDFPNLATRHVAIHLVEASDRLLGPFHPESQAHALKALRKRGVEVVLGRHVVRVSPTRVELNDGSVLQAHTLVWAAGVQANPLAAALGVETVRGGRVAVAPDLSLPDHPQVFAIGDIAASQDEHGELHPQLAPVAMQGAQHVARTIAGRLAGKPGKPFVYVDRGIMATIGRNAAVAELRGGIRTRGFIAWVMWLVLHLMQLVGFRNKLQVLINWAWNYVTYDRSARLILPVGREPDSATVERDEEMAMR, from the coding sequence ATGACCCAGACAGACACAGCGAAACCCCGCGTCGTCATCGTGGGCGCCGGCTTCGGCGGGCTCACGCTGGCCCGCGCGCTGCGCAAGGCGCCCGTCGACATCCTGCTCATCGATAAACAGAACTACCACACGTTCCAGCCGCTGTTGTATCAGGTGGCCACGGCCGGACTCGAAGCCGAGGAAATCGCCCACACCGTCCGCGGCATCTTCCATCATCAGCGGAATTTTTCGTTTCGGATGGATACGGTCGCCGGATTCGATCTGCCCGGCCGGCGCGTCATGTTCGCCGACGGGGCCGAGATCGGCTACGATTTTCTGGTGCTGGCGACCGGCGCCGTCACGAACTATTTCGGGGTGGAGGGGGCCGAAGCCCACGGATTTGCCCTCAAGAGTCTGCCCGAGGCCATCCGGCTGCGTTCCCACATCATCGCCTCGTTCGAGCGCGCGAGCGAACATCCGGAGCTGATTGACGACGGCGCCCTGTCGATGGTCGTCGTCGGGGGCGGACCTACCGGTGTCGAGATGGCCGGCGCGCTGCATGAGCTGGCGTGCAAGGTGCTCGTGCGCGACTTCCCGAACCTGGCCACGCGGCACGTCGCGATTCATTTGGTCGAGGCCTCGGATCGGCTGCTCGGGCCGTTCCATCCGGAGTCCCAGGCGCACGCGCTCAAGGCGTTGCGTAAACGCGGGGTCGAGGTGGTCCTCGGTCGCCACGTGGTGCGGGTCAGCCCGACGCGTGTCGAACTCAACGACGGATCGGTTTTACAGGCGCACACGCTGGTGTGGGCCGCCGGCGTGCAGGCCAATCCCCTGGCCGCCGCGCTGGGTGTCGAAACGGTGCGGGGCGGCCGGGTCGCGGTCGCGCCAGACCTGAGTCTGCCGGACCATCCGCAGGTATTCGCCATCGGGGACATCGCGGCCAGCCAGGATGAACACGGCGAGCTCCACCCGCAGCTGGCGCCCGTCGCGATGCAGGGGGCGCAACACGTCGCGCGGACGATCGCGGGCCGGCTGGCGGGCAAACCGGGCAAACCGTTTGTCTATGTGGATCGGGGCATCATGGCGACGATCGGGCGCAACGCCGCGGTTGCCGAGTTGCGCGGGGGGATCCGCACCCGCGGTTTCATCGCCTGGGTGATGTGGCTGGTGCTGCATCTGATGCAGCTCGTCGGCTTCCGGAACAAGCTCCAGGTGCTGATCAACTGGGCCTGGAACTACGTCACCTACGACCGAAGCGCGCGGCTCATTCTTCCTGTAGGGCGCGAGCCGGATTCTGCGACGGTGGAGCGGGACGAGGAGATGGCGATGCGGTGA
- a CDS encoding S8 family serine peptidase, with protein MKAKSVFSQALLAASVAWAAAGTDAAAQDRYLVRARDGQMDAAVSRIAAAGGTITRDISRIGMVAVQTSNPHFAADLSGDASIEFLTDNPTARWIDPIGRENVMIEDFGTPPASGDDDFYFDLQWGHDAVDATLAWNKGARGKGVTVAVLDSGIDCDHPDIVPNLMLAKSASFVPGEDVCIQPGFYFNHGTHVAGTVLAADNGYGTIGVAPEAKLIAVKVLSEFSGSGSFDGVIAGIVYATDQGADIINMSLGSLIPKAGQADGVQKELRAAVEVASAYARAHGTLVIASAGNEATNLDAGYIHLPSDAKDILSISAATPIGWALDPSTNLDIPTSYTNYGKKSIDFAGPGGDALYPGNENCLVGGLERPCWVFDLVFSTIADGWGWAGGTSMAAPHAAGVAALLKSQNPGVGPDGLRNLLKNRADKLGDNPGNDTFFGWGRVDAINGATGSFDELTLDTPAMERVAADLPTEFALDQNYPNPFNPTTAIVFGLPEQANTRLAVYDLLGREVAVLVDGSLPAGRHEVQFRADNLPSGAYFYKIEAGSFQQIRQMLLMK; from the coding sequence ATGAAAGCGAAATCAGTGTTCAGCCAGGCGTTGCTCGCAGCGAGCGTGGCGTGGGCCGCAGCGGGCACCGACGCGGCAGCGCAGGATCGATACCTCGTTCGCGCACGCGACGGACAAATGGATGCCGCCGTTTCACGCATCGCCGCCGCCGGCGGTACGATCACGCGCGATATCTCCCGAATCGGCATGGTCGCCGTGCAGACGTCCAATCCGCACTTTGCGGCCGACCTCAGCGGCGACGCCAGCATCGAATTCCTCACCGACAACCCGACCGCGCGCTGGATCGATCCGATCGGCCGTGAGAACGTCATGATCGAGGACTTCGGCACGCCGCCTGCCAGCGGCGACGACGACTTCTACTTCGACCTCCAGTGGGGCCACGACGCCGTCGACGCCACCCTCGCCTGGAACAAGGGCGCACGGGGCAAGGGCGTGACCGTCGCCGTGCTCGACAGCGGGATCGACTGCGACCACCCGGATATCGTGCCCAACCTCATGCTCGCCAAGAGCGCGTCGTTCGTGCCGGGTGAAGACGTCTGCATCCAGCCCGGGTTCTACTTCAACCACGGCACCCACGTCGCCGGCACCGTCCTCGCCGCCGACAACGGCTACGGCACCATCGGCGTGGCGCCCGAGGCGAAACTCATCGCCGTCAAGGTCCTCTCCGAATTCTCTGGCAGCGGCTCGTTCGACGGCGTCATCGCCGGCATCGTCTATGCCACGGACCAGGGCGCCGACATCATCAACATGAGCCTTGGCTCGCTCATTCCGAAAGCCGGCCAGGCCGACGGCGTACAGAAAGAGCTGCGGGCCGCCGTGGAAGTGGCCTCCGCCTACGCGCGCGCCCACGGCACGCTCGTGATCGCATCGGCCGGCAACGAAGCCACCAACCTCGACGCGGGCTACATCCACCTGCCATCCGACGCCAAAGACATCCTGTCGATCTCGGCCGCGACGCCGATCGGCTGGGCGCTCGACCCGTCGACCAACCTCGACATCCCGACCAGCTACACCAACTACGGCAAGAAGAGCATCGACTTCGCCGGCCCCGGGGGCGACGCGCTCTACCCGGGCAATGAAAACTGCCTCGTGGGCGGCCTCGAACGTCCGTGCTGGGTGTTCGACCTCGTCTTCAGCACCATTGCCGACGGCTGGGGCTGGGCCGGTGGCACCAGCATGGCGGCTCCGCATGCCGCCGGCGTGGCGGCGCTGCTCAAGAGCCAGAACCCCGGCGTCGGCCCCGATGGCCTGCGCAACCTCCTGAAGAACCGCGCCGACAAGCTCGGCGACAACCCGGGCAACGATACCTTCTTCGGATGGGGCCGCGTCGACGCCATCAACGGAGCGACGGGGTCGTTTGACGAGCTGACGCTCGATACGCCGGCGATGGAACGCGTCGCGGCCGACCTGCCGACCGAGTTCGCGCTCGACCAGAACTATCCGAACCCGTTCAACCCGACGACCGCGATCGTTTTCGGGCTGCCTGAACAGGCCAACACGCGGCTGGCCGTCTACGACCTGCTGGGCCGCGAAGTGGCTGTGCTCGTCGACGGCAGCCTGCCCGCCGGCCGGCACGAGGTGCAGTTCCGGGCGGACAACCTGCCCAGCGGCGCCTATTTCTACAAGATCGAAGCCGGCAGCTTCCAGCAAATCCGGCAGATGCTGTTGATGAAATAA
- the nhaA gene encoding Na+/H+ antiporter NhaA, with product MHATQANPGFLKRVFVQPVQRFIQMEASGGILLLLCAVAAIIWANSPFAAAYFHLWETHIAIELGHSMVSMHLMHWINDGLMAIFFFMVGLEIKREMLSGELASPKKAALPIAGAIGGMIVPAVLYAAFNAGTASAGGWGIPMATDIAFALGVVILLGKRVPLALKVFLTALAIVDDLGAVLVIAFFYTSDLNFISLGIGAAFLVALIAINRMGVRRPAPYVMLGIGLWVAFLQSGVHATISGVLLALTIPASRKMGAYAFMAVSRDLAYKYMGLTEPNQRDLKHDQAHVVHEIEHACKDVSSPLVRMEHALHGWVNFLIMPLFAFANAGVRFVGTDITAALTSHVTIGVIVGLFVGKQIGVSLFSWLSIRLGLAEMPSGTTWRQFYGVSLLAGIGFTMSLFVSNLAFTEAAMLDSAKMGILLASTIAGVAGWIALSRSAATAPALDAPAAVPAAPKTRTQPAPVESAAPAPAPAQVATEKEPSYVNA from the coding sequence ATGCACGCAACGCAAGCGAATCCTGGTTTTCTGAAGCGGGTCTTTGTCCAGCCCGTACAACGATTCATCCAGATGGAGGCTTCCGGCGGCATCCTGCTGCTGCTCTGCGCCGTAGCCGCCATCATCTGGGCCAACTCGCCGTTTGCTGCCGCTTATTTCCACCTGTGGGAAACCCATATCGCGATCGAGCTCGGACACAGCATGGTATCCATGCATCTGATGCACTGGATCAACGACGGTCTGATGGCGATTTTCTTCTTCATGGTCGGGCTTGAAATCAAGCGCGAGATGTTGTCCGGCGAGCTCGCTTCGCCCAAGAAGGCCGCACTCCCGATCGCCGGCGCCATCGGCGGCATGATCGTTCCCGCCGTCCTGTACGCCGCGTTCAACGCCGGAACCGCTTCGGCCGGCGGCTGGGGCATTCCGATGGCGACGGATATCGCTTTTGCGCTCGGCGTCGTCATTCTGCTCGGTAAACGCGTTCCCCTGGCGCTTAAGGTATTCCTCACGGCGCTCGCGATCGTCGACGACCTCGGCGCCGTGCTGGTGATCGCGTTTTTCTACACGTCCGACCTGAACTTCATCAGCCTCGGAATCGGCGCCGCTTTTCTGGTCGCGCTCATCGCCATCAACCGCATGGGGGTTCGCCGGCCGGCGCCGTATGTCATGCTGGGCATCGGACTGTGGGTGGCCTTCCTGCAGAGCGGCGTGCATGCGACCATCTCCGGCGTATTGCTGGCCCTGACGATTCCGGCAAGCCGCAAAATGGGCGCCTACGCCTTCATGGCGGTCAGCCGCGACCTCGCCTACAAATACATGGGCCTCACGGAGCCCAACCAGCGCGATCTGAAGCACGACCAGGCGCATGTCGTACACGAAATCGAACATGCCTGCAAGGACGTCAGCAGCCCGCTGGTGCGCATGGAGCATGCCCTGCACGGATGGGTCAACTTCCTGATCATGCCGCTGTTCGCCTTCGCCAACGCCGGCGTCCGCTTCGTGGGTACCGACATCACGGCCGCGCTGACCAGCCACGTCACGATCGGCGTCATCGTGGGCCTCTTTGTCGGCAAGCAGATCGGCGTGTCGCTCTTCTCGTGGCTGTCGATTCGCCTCGGTCTGGCCGAAATGCCCTCGGGAACGACCTGGAGACAGTTTTATGGCGTGAGCCTCCTGGCCGGCATCGGCTTCACGATGTCCCTCTTCGTATCGAACCTGGCCTTCACCGAAGCCGCCATGCTCGACAGTGCCAAGATGGGCATCCTGCTGGCCTCCACGATCGCCGGCGTCGCCGGATGGATCGCCCTGAGCCGTTCCGCTGCCACGGCGCCGGCCCTGGATGCGCCCGCCGCCGTACCGGCCGCTCCGAAAACGCGCACGCAGCCCGCGCCCGTCGAGAGCGCAGCGCCTGCCCCTGCGCCGGCGCAGGTGGCTACCGAAAAGGAACCGAGTTATGTAAACGCGTGA
- a CDS encoding BlaI/MecI/CopY family transcriptional regulator → MTPPKPTSAELAILHVLWKRGASTVREVHDVLGGEQGIGYTTVLKQMQIMRKKGLVRCDTSRMTHSYEAAVSEAETQTHLVEDLLDDAFHGSAGMLVLRALSARRSTPEELAEIRKLIEELERRGS, encoded by the coding sequence ATGACACCGCCGAAGCCGACCAGCGCCGAACTGGCGATTCTTCATGTCCTCTGGAAGCGAGGCGCCTCCACCGTGCGCGAAGTGCACGATGTACTCGGCGGCGAGCAGGGGATCGGGTACACGACCGTGTTGAAGCAGATGCAGATCATGCGGAAGAAGGGCCTGGTCCGGTGCGACACGTCCCGAATGACGCATAGCTATGAGGCGGCGGTATCGGAGGCGGAGACGCAGACGCATCTGGTGGAGGATCTGCTCGACGATGCGTTCCATGGATCGGCCGGCATGCTCGTGCTGCGGGCGTTGTCGGCGCGGCGGAGCACGCCGGAGGAACTGGCGGAGATACGAAAGCTGATCGAGGAGCTGGAGAGGCGCGGATCGTAA